The genomic stretch AAAGCAAAAGAAATTAGTGATATAAGTTACCAATTTAAAATATGGGATTTTCTTAATATAGGCGATGAAGTGGATTTATATCCATATTTTATTTCTGAAGAGGCAGAAATAACAAAAGAAGATATTGATTGGGCTTTAAGTGTATAAAGGGTTATATTAGATGTCTATCGAAATTATTATAGATGATAATGTAAATAAATATAAAGATATTATTATAAAAGAATATGCTCATTTTTAAAAACTTTATGATTCTATATATAAAAAAATAGCTTCTGGAGAGAAAGGAGAGCAAATAAAAGAAGATACTTTTTTGTTTAAAGAGAGAGATTTATATTCTGATACTAGTAAACAAATAGAAGTTACTGTTTTATTTTCAAGAAAAGCGTTAAAGAATAATAATGATATTTTTATAGAAATTAGGATAATAGCTTTCAAATTTAAAGATTTAAATAATGGCAATATTATAATTTCTAATAATTAATTATAAAAATATTTATTTGTATTATCATCTATATATAAAAATTATTTACTTGAGCTTTAATTTAATAAAATTCTTTACGATAATTTAATTACTATGAATAACAAAAACCGTTTTATAATTTTTTCAGTAGTTATTATCGTTTTAATAATTGTATCTTTCTCATCACTTATTGTTACAGCAAATACTAAAGTTTCTGAAAATATAGTAAGAGAAAGCGAAGTAAATAAAGTTTCTACACCTAGTGAGAAATTTAATGATATAATAGAAAATAGAAAAATTAGGATACTTATAGATCCGGGACATAATGCAGCTACTAAAGGGGCATTAGGATATTTAGGTTATGAATATTATGTTAATTTAAGAGTGGCTAGAGAATTAGCTAAAATACTTTCAGAAGATGACAGATTTGAGTATTTTTTAAGCAGAGACGGAGCATATTACAGCAGACCTATTAAAGAATATATGACTAATAATTATGCTGAACTTTTAGGAATATACAATACAAAAGTAAAAGGCGAAGAGAGAACTGGCAATTTAACTAGATATCAGACTTTAGAGATGTATGCCATAAGACATTATGCTATAGATAATAATTTTGACCTTTTACTTAGTATACATTTTGATTATATGCCTTATATCAGCAGAAGGGCTAAAACTTCTGGTTTTCATGTTATAGTAAGTCCTTATAATAAAGAGTTTCCAGCTTCTATGCAGGTTGCTTATAAATTATCTGAGCGTATGCAGGAAAAATATAAAATATCTCCTGTTATAGGACATGACAGAGTACTTCCTAATAATGTATGGAAATTTTATGATAAAGAGGAATTAATTAAAGAGGGAATATCTTTGAGAGGATTAATAGTTATAGGAGATGCTTTTGAAAATGCCTATAATAAACAGGAAATAAAAAAAGATGTACCTTCTGTACTCATAGAATCTGCTTTTATGCATGAATGGCAGTTTGGAAGCATTAAAGCTATAAGAGAGCTAGCAAATCAAATGTATGAGGCTCTAGTTGATGTATATACTACAAAATAGGTAGTTTAACTGTTGATTAAATATTAATATTTTGATAAAATAGTTACCATTAATTAGGCAGCAGATTATAATGTATATGAAACATAAAAAAAAGAAAAATAATAAATATATTAATAAAAAACCTTCTGCGTTTCATTTATTTTTAAAAAAAATCAGACAGTTTCTCACGCA from Brachyspira murdochii DSM 12563 encodes the following:
- a CDS encoding N-acetylmuramoyl-L-alanine amidase family protein, yielding MNNKNRFIIFSVVIIVLIIVSFSSLIVTANTKVSENIVRESEVNKVSTPSEKFNDIIENRKIRILIDPGHNAATKGALGYLGYEYYVNLRVARELAKILSEDDRFEYFLSRDGAYYSRPIKEYMTNNYAELLGIYNTKVKGEERTGNLTRYQTLEMYAIRHYAIDNNFDLLLSIHFDYMPYISRRAKTSGFHVIVSPYNKEFPASMQVAYKLSERMQEKYKISPVIGHDRVLPNNVWKFYDKEELIKEGISLRGLIVIGDAFENAYNKQEIKKDVPSVLIESAFMHEWQFGSIKAIRELANQMYEALVDVYTTK